The following nucleotide sequence is from Fusobacterium sp. SYSU M8D902.
CTATTTTTACCTCTGGAAATATTCTGATAACCTCTTTTAATCCACTTGAATGATCTGGCTCAACGTGATTAACAACTATATAGTCTAACTTTCTTCCCTCTAAACACTCTACTATCTTATCTAAGAATGTAGAAGCACACCCAATCTCTACTGAATCAATTACACAAGTCTTCTCATCATCAATAAAATATGAGTTATAAGTTACACCATATGGTAATGGCATATAGTTTTCAAATCTCTCAGTCTTTCTATCGTTTACACCAATCCAAGTTACATTTTCTGTAATTTTTGTACAAAAATACATTTTGTCCTCCTAATTTATTCTATATATATTTTTTGACATTCCCTTTTTATAATTCCTACATTAAGTATGTTATTAAGCAATTTAGTTTATAATCTTCATAACCTACTCACATTATTATATACTCTATAATATTATAATAGAATTATCAAATTTTTTCAATTATTTTTTTTATTTTTAAATACTACTACTAATTAAAAATATTTATGCTATAATCTTAAGTGAATTGAATAAATTCATATGTTATTGATTAGGAGGAATCTTATGCATCCAGTATTATTTTCCATAGCTGGTTTTGAAATCAGGTTCTATGGACTTATGTATGCTATCTCATTCTTTTTAGGAATTGAAATAGCTAAATATTTAGCAAAAGAGAAAAATATAGATAGTAAAATTGTAGAAAATTATGCTTTCATTGCTATGATATCCGGTTTACTCGGTGGTCGTCTCTACTATGTTTTCTTCAACTGGGACTACTACTCTAAATATCCTTCTGAAATATTAGCTACTTGGCATGGAGGTATGGCTATTCATGGCGGTATTATTGGAGGAATTATCGGTACATTTATCTACGGGTATATTAAAAAACTCAATCCATTGACTCTAGGTGATCTCGCTGCTGCTCCTCTATTATTAGGACAAGCTCTTGGAAGATTCGGAAATTTTATGAATGGTGAGATACATGGAGTCCCTACTTTTACTCCTTGGAGTGTAATATTTTCAATAAAGCCAAATTTTTATACTTGGTATAATTCATACAATGTATCAAGTGTATTTGAAAAGTTAAAATATAAAGCTCTAGTACCTTGGGGGGTTGTTTTTCCCAATAGTTCTCCTGCTGGTTCTGAATTTCCTAATATTCCAGTTCATCCAGCTATGCTTTATGAATTAATTTTAAATTTTATTGGATTCTTATTTATTTTCTTCTATCTTAGAAAGAAAACAAATAAGGCTCCTGGTTATCTCTGGTGGAACTATGTTATTATTTATAGTATCATTAGAATATTTGTAAGCTTTTTTAGAGCTGAAGATCTTATGATATTTGGAATAAGAGCTCCTCACTTAGTTAGTTTTATTATGATTATTTTTTCTTTAATTATGATTAAAATTGGAGAAAAAAAGAGAGTTTCAATTAAAAAATAAACTATTTTATTTTTTTCTTGACAATATTTCACT
It contains:
- the lgt gene encoding prolipoprotein diacylglyceryl transferase, with amino-acid sequence MHPVLFSIAGFEIRFYGLMYAISFFLGIEIAKYLAKEKNIDSKIVENYAFIAMISGLLGGRLYYVFFNWDYYSKYPSEILATWHGGMAIHGGIIGGIIGTFIYGYIKKLNPLTLGDLAAAPLLLGQALGRFGNFMNGEIHGVPTFTPWSVIFSIKPNFYTWYNSYNVSSVFEKLKYKALVPWGVVFPNSSPAGSEFPNIPVHPAMLYELILNFIGFLFIFFYLRKKTNKAPGYLWWNYVIIYSIIRIFVSFFRAEDLMIFGIRAPHLVSFIMIIFSLIMIKIGEKKRVSIKK